In one Nitrososphaera viennensis EN76 genomic region, the following are encoded:
- a CDS encoding peptidase, whose protein sequence is MNTGRGKFLAVAFITVLVLPAVLASQKAFADGLTQENLPPATFGNREAALFVKINPPILTTESQQDAYLQFRLFDVKTNETIKFPTLNIAVYKGTDPKAKPLMQDFFQSENGLLTLKIKPQEGPVQIQGSREPFLSALQADPGGTVNVSGPVLLDGGLYRIDVEVFGIDFPTNIFKDEDVKTFETALSVGDVYSQNVQSADGKTYPMSIISYYDKVEDFNFNAESKTYSWAMPFDWNVERIQNAPNVFVHEEVKVPKSFAGVGDASAFEAKVNGKPIAGRMLAVDPFADENNLILHFLINKNDILDMARNDPPADGKMSFSFSPAGAAGEQTSGEISTDTGGIHVLMNWTPSQLKAGTDTKLNMRFVDAFAGASITDDVKYDIKIFDKAGKEVFAKADQIAKGGAGEQTGLNFPADENYRVEVTVKGLVKEGQAPDLTRNGIARGAVVVPEFPAGAMVAVAGAIAAIVAAQRLMARKSK, encoded by the coding sequence GTGAATACTGGTAGGGGAAAATTCCTGGCCGTCGCTTTTATCACCGTTCTCGTCCTGCCTGCCGTTCTTGCGTCGCAAAAGGCTTTTGCAGACGGCCTCACGCAGGAAAATCTTCCTCCTGCAACATTTGGCAACCGGGAGGCAGCGCTTTTTGTCAAGATTAATCCGCCGATTCTGACGACAGAATCGCAGCAGGATGCGTACCTGCAGTTCAGGCTGTTTGACGTCAAGACCAACGAGACGATAAAGTTCCCGACGCTCAACATCGCCGTGTACAAGGGCACGGACCCGAAAGCCAAGCCCCTCATGCAGGATTTCTTCCAGAGTGAAAACGGCCTCTTGACGCTAAAGATAAAGCCGCAGGAAGGCCCTGTCCAGATCCAGGGCAGCCGGGAGCCGTTCCTTAGCGCATTGCAGGCAGACCCTGGCGGAACGGTGAACGTCAGCGGGCCGGTATTGCTGGACGGCGGGCTGTACCGCATCGATGTAGAGGTATTTGGCATCGATTTTCCTACTAACATCTTCAAGGACGAGGACGTCAAGACGTTCGAGACCGCCCTCTCTGTGGGCGATGTCTATAGCCAGAACGTCCAGTCTGCAGACGGCAAGACCTACCCGATGTCTATAATCTCGTACTACGACAAGGTTGAGGACTTTAACTTTAACGCAGAATCCAAGACCTATTCCTGGGCCATGCCCTTTGACTGGAATGTAGAGAGGATACAGAACGCACCAAATGTTTTCGTGCATGAAGAGGTGAAGGTGCCCAAGTCGTTTGCAGGCGTGGGCGACGCGTCTGCCTTTGAGGCCAAGGTCAACGGCAAGCCCATTGCGGGCCGCATGCTGGCAGTCGACCCGTTCGCAGACGAGAACAACCTCATACTGCACTTTCTGATAAACAAGAACGACATACTGGACATGGCCAGGAACGATCCTCCGGCTGATGGAAAGATGTCGTTCTCCTTCTCTCCAGCCGGCGCCGCAGGGGAGCAGACATCAGGCGAGATATCCACAGACACGGGCGGCATCCATGTCCTCATGAACTGGACTCCAAGCCAGCTCAAGGCAGGCACCGATACGAAACTCAACATGCGGTTTGTCGACGCGTTTGCCGGCGCCAGCATCACCGACGACGTCAAGTACGACATCAAGATATTTGACAAGGCCGGCAAGGAGGTATTTGCAAAGGCGGACCAGATTGCCAAGGGCGGCGCAGGCGAGCAGACGGGATTGAACTTCCCTGCCGACGAGAACTACCGCGTCGAGGTGACGGTCAAGGGGCTAGTCAAGGAAGGGCAGGCGCCTGACCTCACGAGAAACGGGATTGCAAGAGGTGCAGTCGTGGTGCCGGAATTTCCTGCCGGGGCGATGGTTGCAGTCGCCGGCGCAATTGCCGCCATAGTCGCGGCCCAGAGATTGATGGCGCGAAAAAGCAAATGA
- a CDS encoding nitroreductase family protein, with amino-acid sequence MDNKTAKADYTINDLIAKRWSARAFSDRPVEKQKVMSLLEAARWAPSSSNEQPWRFIVFTAENNKEMLEAARSVLSEGNSYARKAPVLMCAVAKRTYTHNDKDNRHYMHDVGAATAYMFLEAYNQGLAMHVMGGFDVEKARQSFEIPQGFEPATMIAIGYYGNPETLPEKPREKELAPRSRKPIGELAFSGRWGSTTSII; translated from the coding sequence ATGGACAACAAAACCGCCAAGGCAGATTACACCATAAACGACCTCATTGCAAAGAGGTGGAGCGCAAGGGCGTTTTCCGACAGGCCAGTTGAAAAGCAAAAGGTAATGTCCCTTTTAGAGGCCGCGCGGTGGGCGCCTTCAAGCTCTAACGAGCAGCCGTGGCGGTTCATCGTCTTTACCGCTGAAAACAACAAAGAGATGCTAGAGGCCGCGCGGTCGGTCCTTTCAGAGGGCAACTCGTATGCCAGAAAGGCGCCAGTCCTGATGTGCGCGGTCGCCAAGAGGACGTACACACACAACGACAAGGACAACAGGCACTACATGCACGACGTTGGGGCGGCTACTGCGTACATGTTCCTTGAAGCGTACAATCAGGGCCTCGCCATGCACGTCATGGGAGGATTCGACGTTGAAAAGGCAAGGCAGAGTTTTGAAATACCACAGGGATTCGAGCCTGCAACGATGATAGCAATAGGATATTACGGAAACCCGGAAACGCTGCCTGAAAAGCCGCGGGAAAAAGAGCTTGCGCCAAGGTCGAGAAAGCCCATAGGCGAGTTGGCGTTTTCAGGCCGGTGGGGCTCTACTACCAGCATCATCTAG
- a CDS encoding hydroxymethylglutaryl-CoA synthase family protein has protein sequence MPVVGIDDLAIYVPKLYIDYKDFAQARGIDPQKLEYGIGIRKMAIADTNQDPACMAANACLKLMQKAHIHPQDVGRLYVATESALDESKALNSFVIGMLEQVYGEGSFEHAGGIECKFACVSGSYALHDNANWIRAEENSGKAAIVIVSDIAKYDLGSAGEYTQGAGAVALLIKEEPRLMAFDPKVASTVIKNEYDFYRPFGKETPLVNGGYSNLLYLIQVRKAFDAYKEKALKTGLVKLNEGEAITDHIDFFSVHLPYRRMGEKALAYLLRHEWRHLPRWKHVTKEIGMNEPQPKDPRGTIESILADTDFMKADEQFRRAFMQTSFYNETYEKKMASSLEASAQIGNLYTASMYMGLRSLLEFEFKKGTDLEGKRIGFGSYGSGSSAMVFSGIMQPTYKEIVKGLDLENDIGDRVKLSIDEYERLHRKEIDFNSAVTKAHKEFVLVKLGGSTADKAGFREYDYVS, from the coding sequence ATGCCAGTCGTGGGGATTGATGATCTGGCGATCTATGTCCCAAAGCTTTACATCGATTACAAGGATTTCGCCCAAGCTAGAGGAATTGATCCGCAGAAACTAGAGTACGGCATCGGCATCCGCAAGATGGCGATTGCCGACACCAATCAGGACCCTGCCTGCATGGCAGCAAACGCCTGCCTGAAACTCATGCAAAAGGCGCACATACACCCGCAGGACGTCGGCAGGCTTTATGTCGCTACAGAATCAGCGCTTGACGAATCCAAGGCCCTCAACTCTTTTGTCATAGGCATGCTGGAGCAGGTGTACGGGGAAGGCTCTTTTGAGCACGCCGGCGGCATCGAGTGCAAGTTTGCCTGCGTCTCAGGTTCATATGCATTGCACGATAACGCCAACTGGATACGCGCCGAGGAAAACAGCGGCAAGGCCGCAATCGTCATCGTGAGCGACATTGCGAAATACGACCTTGGCTCAGCCGGCGAGTACACGCAGGGAGCCGGCGCTGTTGCATTATTGATAAAGGAAGAGCCACGCCTCATGGCTTTTGACCCCAAGGTCGCTTCCACCGTCATCAAAAACGAGTACGACTTTTACAGGCCCTTTGGCAAAGAGACCCCGCTTGTTAACGGCGGCTACTCCAACCTTCTCTACCTCATACAGGTGAGAAAGGCGTTTGACGCCTACAAGGAAAAGGCCCTGAAGACAGGACTTGTTAAACTGAACGAGGGCGAGGCCATCACCGACCACATCGACTTTTTCTCCGTCCACCTGCCGTACCGCAGGATGGGCGAAAAGGCGCTTGCATACCTCCTGAGGCACGAGTGGCGCCACCTCCCGCGCTGGAAGCACGTCACAAAGGAGATAGGCATGAACGAGCCGCAGCCAAAGGACCCGAGGGGCACTATTGAATCCATTCTTGCCGACACTGACTTCATGAAGGCAGACGAGCAGTTCCGCAGGGCGTTCATGCAGACGTCGTTCTACAACGAGACGTACGAGAAAAAGATGGCAAGTTCCCTTGAAGCCTCTGCGCAGATTGGCAACCTCTACACGGCCTCGATGTACATGGGCCTGAGAAGCCTGCTTGAATTCGAGTTCAAAAAGGGCACGGACCTTGAGGGCAAGCGTATCGGCTTTGGCTCGTACGGGAGCGGAAGCAGCGCGATGGTCTTTTCCGGCATCATGCAGCCCACCTACAAGGAGATCGTCAAGGGCCTGGACCTTGAGAACGACATTGGCGACCGCGTGAAACTGTCGATAGACGAGTACGAGCGCCTACACAGAAAGGAAATTGACTTTAACTCTGCGGTGACAAAGGCGCACAAGGAGTTCGTGCTTGTAAAACTCGGCGGCAGCACCGCGGACAAGGCCGGCTTTAGAGAATACGACTATGTCAGCTAG
- the ilvA gene encoding threonine ammonia-lyase yields the protein MNDDSVWKADRKHRVPTYDDIVKARSLLEGTVRKTPLQRSSTFSKLAGTNVFLKLECLQLTGSFKVRGALAKVGSLTEKQAGYGVIAASAGNHAQGVAFASARKNVPCTIVMPQNASPAKVAATRSYGAEVVQKGFNYDEAWEATQEIAKQEGKTIIHAFDDPDVIAGQGTIGLELMEDLAGADRVYLPVGGGGLAAGVSIAIKAKKPDIKIIGVESRAFPAMKESMAKGSLQSVKAGYTIADGISVKSPGKLTYEIVSKHLDDIVLVDDTAIVKTMFLLMERAKLVVEPAGAASLAYLLSNGHQAGKNEKVISLLSGGNVDMYLLGQVVAKGLMQMGRLVKIFILLPDKPGALKEVVDDIAELSVNIVEVEHDRLSANIPAGTAGVYLSLELENEKRSQKLLDFMKRKGIEFKVVS from the coding sequence ATGAATGACGACAGCGTGTGGAAGGCCGACAGGAAGCACAGGGTCCCGACCTATGACGACATTGTGAAGGCAAGGAGCCTGCTGGAGGGCACCGTCAGAAAGACCCCGCTGCAGCGCTCAAGCACGTTTTCAAAGCTTGCCGGCACAAACGTGTTCCTGAAACTTGAATGCCTGCAGCTGACCGGCTCGTTCAAGGTGCGCGGCGCGCTTGCCAAGGTGGGCAGCCTGACAGAAAAGCAGGCAGGCTATGGCGTGATTGCGGCATCTGCAGGCAACCACGCGCAGGGAGTCGCGTTTGCAAGCGCAAGGAAAAACGTGCCCTGCACGATTGTCATGCCGCAGAACGCGTCGCCGGCCAAGGTCGCGGCCACAAGGTCGTACGGCGCAGAGGTGGTCCAGAAGGGCTTTAACTACGACGAAGCGTGGGAGGCCACGCAGGAAATCGCAAAACAGGAGGGCAAGACCATAATCCACGCGTTTGACGACCCGGACGTGATTGCAGGGCAGGGGACCATCGGCCTAGAGCTTATGGAAGACCTTGCAGGCGCCGACAGGGTGTACCTGCCAGTCGGAGGCGGAGGTCTTGCCGCAGGCGTATCCATCGCGATCAAGGCGAAAAAGCCGGACATCAAGATAATCGGAGTCGAGTCAAGGGCGTTTCCTGCGATGAAAGAGTCGATGGCAAAGGGCTCGCTCCAGTCGGTAAAGGCAGGCTATACAATCGCAGACGGCATCTCTGTCAAGAGCCCCGGCAAGCTCACGTACGAAATAGTCAGCAAGCACCTTGACGACATTGTGCTTGTAGACGACACCGCGATTGTAAAGACGATGTTTCTCCTAATGGAGCGCGCAAAACTCGTAGTCGAGCCGGCAGGCGCCGCAAGCCTTGCATACCTTCTCTCAAACGGCCACCAGGCGGGCAAGAACGAGAAGGTGATATCATTGCTGTCGGGCGGAAACGTCGACATGTACCTGCTCGGCCAGGTGGTGGCAAAGGGCCTGATGCAGATGGGCAGGCTGGTCAAGATATTCATCCTGCTCCCGGACAAGCCGGGCGCCCTGAAAGAGGTGGTCGACGACATTGCAGAACTGTCGGTCAACATCGTCGAGGTGGAGCACGACAGGCTCTCGGCCAACATCCCCGCGGGGACCGCAGGCGTCTACCTGAGCCTGGAGCTGGAGAACGAGAAGCGCTCGCAAAAGCTGCTTGACTTTATGAAAAGGAAAGGAATAGAGTTCAAGGTAGTCAGCTAG
- a CDS encoding DUF6438 domain-containing protein, translating into MSSSAVAGGIVVGVAFVVVFSMFSIPSGFEGNIEDVTISLERTPCFGFCPDYTVTVFGNGTVVYEGRNFVYAKGEQRAQIAQSDVKELVDEFYRVGFFSMKDRYEAQVTDLPSQTTSITAGDATKSVYRYGPEPQRLVMLEDKIDEVAKTAQWVKGEG; encoded by the coding sequence GTGAGCAGCAGCGCTGTTGCAGGCGGTATCGTGGTGGGCGTTGCGTTTGTGGTGGTGTTTTCAATGTTCTCTATTCCCTCCGGGTTTGAGGGCAACATCGAGGACGTGACAATATCGCTTGAAAGAACGCCCTGCTTTGGTTTCTGTCCCGATTATACGGTCACTGTCTTTGGCAACGGCACCGTGGTGTATGAGGGCCGCAACTTTGTCTATGCCAAGGGCGAGCAGAGGGCGCAGATCGCGCAGTCCGACGTCAAGGAGCTCGTGGACGAATTCTACCGCGTCGGGTTCTTCTCGATGAAAGACCGCTACGAGGCGCAGGTGACGGACCTCCCGTCTCAGACTACTTCGATAACGGCTGGCGACGCGACCAAGAGCGTGTACAGGTACGGCCCCGAGCCGCAGCGGCTTGTGATGCTTGAGGACAAGATAGATGAAGTGGCAAAAACCGCGCAGTGGGTAAAAGGAGAAGGATAA
- a CDS encoding DUF2024 family protein: MECAVYDTYVQKKDGKIMHFDVVVEANTPHEKAIQYGQQWLATVGQAGQKMTSEECQFCHIQEAPPFVEKSIKQQGYWIQKMEGCPN; encoded by the coding sequence ATGGAATGCGCAGTTTACGATACATACGTGCAAAAGAAGGACGGCAAGATAATGCACTTTGACGTCGTGGTCGAGGCAAACACCCCCCACGAAAAGGCCATCCAGTACGGCCAGCAGTGGCTCGCAACCGTGGGCCAGGCAGGACAGAAGATGACCTCTGAAGAGTGCCAGTTCTGCCACATCCAGGAAGCTCCGCCGTTTGTAGAGAAATCAATCAAGCAGCAGGGCTACTGGATACAAAAGATGGAAGGCTGCCCTAACTAA
- a CDS encoding MBL fold metallo-hydrolase, with protein sequence MALVFQQIRRMDSGCVTYLIGSTMTKECAIVDPLLDTDYVAEEAKKAGLKIVYVIDTHTHADHVSGARNIARQFGLPGVHMSEKSQSRFKTIPLKDGQAIKLGEDVELKFVYTPGHTYDHMCILVNNGKILTGDTLFVGDVGRVDLGGDARDKSDKLFDSLHGKLMKLADGVEVYPAHVGAAHHLGNARTSSTIGTERENNGALKAADKDAFFKYMTEDWPPKPPDYQNIIRLNKGEASIAMV encoded by the coding sequence TTGGCCCTGGTTTTCCAGCAGATAAGGAGGATGGATTCTGGCTGCGTCACGTACCTGATAGGCTCGACAATGACCAAGGAATGCGCCATTGTTGACCCGCTCCTTGACACCGATTATGTGGCAGAGGAGGCGAAAAAAGCTGGATTAAAGATCGTGTACGTGATTGACACGCACACGCACGCCGACCATGTTTCCGGCGCGCGCAACATCGCCAGGCAGTTTGGCCTGCCAGGCGTCCACATGTCTGAAAAGTCGCAGAGCAGGTTCAAGACAATCCCTCTCAAGGACGGGCAGGCTATCAAGCTGGGAGAAGACGTCGAATTGAAGTTTGTCTACACGCCGGGCCACACGTACGACCACATGTGCATCCTTGTCAACAACGGGAAAATACTGACAGGCGACACGCTCTTTGTCGGAGACGTGGGGAGGGTAGACCTCGGCGGCGACGCCCGCGACAAGTCCGATAAATTGTTTGACAGCCTGCACGGAAAACTGATGAAGCTTGCAGACGGCGTGGAGGTGTACCCGGCGCACGTCGGCGCTGCTCACCACCTTGGAAACGCTAGGACGTCGTCAACCATCGGCACCGAGCGGGAAAACAACGGCGCGCTAAAGGCAGCCGACAAGGATGCCTTTTTCAAGTACATGACCGAGGACTGGCCGCCCAAGCCGCCAGACTACCAGAACATCATACGCCTGAACAAGGGCGAAGCCTCGATAGCGATGGTTTAA
- a CDS encoding thioredoxin-like domain-containing protein, producing MFRSRMAGNAGSSSNYKAQEFPEGFAWLNAEKPLSMAGLKGHVVVLDFWTYCCINCMHTLPTLDWLEKKYRGQPVVFIGVHSAKFFNEQQAQNVQEAIGRYEIGHPVVVDQEMKIWRSYGVTAWPTIVIVDPKCNVVYQQAGEGQRDELDDVIGVLLERHRAAGTLAKEPIEIGHPKQAQKRVLSYPGKLAFSPDGRMLAISDSNHNRVLVVDIESGNLVHKVGGTARDLRDGSFEEARFFRPQGLAWAGDRIIYVADTENHALREIDISAKTVRTLAGDGRQGAWISGAQDGKMTQLSSPWDLAYSDGFLFIAMAGLHQIWAYHIESGKIGPFAGSGYENIVDGSFSEAQFAQPSGLSIYGNFLLVADSEVSAVRLLDFSKKTVQTVVGEGLFEFGFKDGPLAWARLQHPLGVHCAGNKIYVADTYNHAVRLIDLDTQQVSTVVGRAAADKAMMMCRIDDPACDTLGLFEPSDVKQKGNTLYIADTNNHLVRMFDLDKMVLKTLAIKE from the coding sequence ATGTTCCGCAGCAGGATGGCCGGTAACGCCGGTAGTAGCAGCAACTACAAGGCACAGGAATTCCCCGAAGGGTTTGCGTGGCTCAACGCAGAAAAGCCGCTTTCCATGGCAGGCCTGAAGGGCCACGTGGTGGTGCTTGACTTTTGGACATACTGCTGCATAAACTGCATGCACACGCTTCCCACGCTCGACTGGCTGGAGAAAAAGTACCGCGGCCAGCCAGTGGTGTTCATCGGCGTTCATTCCGCGAAATTCTTTAACGAGCAGCAGGCGCAAAACGTGCAGGAGGCAATCGGCCGCTATGAAATAGGTCATCCTGTAGTAGTCGACCAGGAAATGAAGATCTGGCGCTCGTACGGCGTCACTGCGTGGCCCACGATCGTAATAGTCGACCCGAAGTGCAATGTCGTGTACCAGCAGGCCGGCGAGGGCCAGCGCGACGAGCTTGACGACGTGATTGGCGTTCTGCTGGAGCGGCACCGTGCCGCAGGGACGCTTGCAAAAGAGCCAATCGAGATAGGGCATCCAAAGCAGGCGCAAAAGCGCGTGCTGTCGTACCCCGGCAAGCTTGCGTTTTCGCCGGATGGCAGGATGCTTGCGATAAGCGATTCAAACCACAACCGCGTGCTTGTCGTGGATATTGAAAGCGGGAATCTGGTCCACAAGGTGGGAGGCACGGCGCGGGACCTGCGCGACGGCAGTTTTGAAGAGGCGCGCTTTTTCCGCCCACAGGGGCTTGCGTGGGCCGGGGACAGGATAATCTACGTCGCAGACACCGAGAACCACGCGCTCCGGGAAATCGACATTTCCGCAAAAACAGTCAGGACGCTTGCCGGCGACGGCAGGCAGGGCGCGTGGATTTCAGGAGCTCAGGACGGCAAGATGACGCAGCTGAGCTCGCCCTGGGACCTTGCGTACTCTGACGGCTTTTTGTTCATCGCGATGGCCGGCCTGCACCAGATATGGGCCTACCACATCGAGTCGGGCAAGATTGGCCCGTTTGCCGGCAGCGGCTATGAAAACATCGTCGACGGCTCTTTTTCAGAGGCCCAGTTTGCGCAGCCAAGCGGCCTTTCTATCTATGGGAACTTTTTGCTAGTCGCGGACAGCGAGGTGTCTGCGGTACGGCTCCTTGACTTTTCCAAAAAGACAGTGCAGACCGTGGTGGGCGAAGGCCTTTTCGAGTTTGGCTTTAAGGACGGCCCGCTTGCCTGGGCGCGCCTGCAGCACCCGCTGGGAGTCCACTGCGCAGGCAACAAGATCTATGTCGCCGACACGTACAACCATGCCGTGCGCCTCATAGACCTCGACACGCAGCAGGTATCGACCGTGGTGGGCAGGGCTGCTGCAGACAAGGCGATGATGATGTGCAGAATAGACGACCCTGCGTGCGACACGCTCGGGCTCTTCGAGCCTTCCGACGTCAAGCAGAAAGGAAACACGCTGTACATCGCCGACACCAACAACCACCTTGTCAGGATGTTCGACCTCGACAAGATGGTGCTCAAGACGCTTGCCATAAAAGAATAG
- a CDS encoding nitroreductase family protein, whose translation MSSSYPSDVFSRLYAGEESGKLYPKEEVAQQAPEGVEDVLQTNIFNVMLNRRSQRKFEDRQVEDWKMEMIFAAADTAPTAGGFQGFEIFNVKKADVRARLVEAANRQPYVNAPEVLVFCMNPQRVKLNFPQDIIRKFSVQDATLAAAYAQLAAHALGLSTVWIGMIDEKKVMSALGTDLVPSSILCIGYPQKMLQPKPKRNLVELIHTVQ comes from the coding sequence ATGTCATCGTCGTACCCATCTGACGTATTTTCCAGGCTCTACGCCGGCGAGGAAAGCGGCAAGCTGTACCCGAAGGAGGAGGTCGCGCAGCAGGCGCCGGAAGGCGTCGAGGACGTTCTTCAGACCAACATATTCAACGTGATGCTGAACCGCAGGTCGCAGCGCAAGTTCGAGGACAGGCAGGTGGAGGACTGGAAGATGGAAATGATATTTGCAGCCGCCGACACGGCACCAACCGCCGGCGGGTTTCAGGGGTTTGAGATATTCAACGTCAAAAAAGCAGACGTGAGGGCGAGGCTTGTCGAGGCCGCAAACAGGCAGCCGTACGTGAACGCGCCGGAGGTGCTCGTCTTTTGCATGAACCCGCAAAGGGTGAAACTGAACTTTCCGCAGGACATAATCCGCAAGTTTTCCGTGCAGGACGCCACGCTTGCGGCCGCGTACGCGCAGCTTGCCGCGCACGCGCTTGGCCTGAGCACCGTCTGGATAGGCATGATAGACGAAAAGAAGGTCATGTCCGCGCTCGGCACGGACCTCGTGCCGTCCTCGATACTGTGCATCGGCTACCCGCAAAAGATGCTGCAGCCAAAGCCAAAGCGCAACCTGGTGGAGCTAATACACACGGTTCAGTAG
- a CDS encoding DUF432 domain-containing protein — translation MLQELFGRHKVKAGSEPLEITFRNQKIVIAGGAAGAYSYKRYAAGALAAETTIVSDKDDGIVVGIFPIAPLLTPKQVAKNMYIKFRSPVVMDQRSDAVVYTKIPIEIGVYRQSEDEELLIDAFSLSLQRYALYGSPEAGTVCRFFESETSTTEDGICAEKYTEATVRIRISNAIDNVVKISKVIVPMDGVVLDHAQDDAWVPGGVDVRLDVAFGKDIVNVRINTKVKRADKTSVAKREETLVFMMDAGY, via the coding sequence TTGTTGCAGGAGCTGTTTGGGCGCCACAAGGTCAAGGCGGGGTCGGAGCCGCTTGAAATAACGTTCCGGAACCAGAAAATAGTCATCGCCGGAGGAGCCGCCGGCGCGTACTCGTACAAGCGCTACGCTGCAGGCGCGCTTGCCGCAGAGACTACCATAGTCTCCGACAAGGACGACGGCATAGTCGTGGGCATCTTTCCCATAGCCCCGCTCCTCACCCCAAAGCAAGTGGCCAAGAACATGTACATCAAGTTCAGGTCGCCAGTCGTGATGGACCAGAGGAGCGACGCAGTCGTGTACACAAAGATCCCAATAGAGATAGGCGTGTACCGCCAGTCGGAAGACGAAGAGCTACTGATAGACGCGTTTTCCCTTTCGCTCCAGAGATACGCTCTGTACGGTTCGCCGGAGGCCGGCACGGTCTGCCGCTTTTTCGAGTCAGAGACCAGTACCACGGAAGACGGCATTTGCGCAGAAAAGTACACAGAGGCCACGGTAAGGATCCGGATAAGCAACGCCATCGACAACGTGGTCAAGATAAGCAAGGTGATAGTGCCGATGGACGGGGTCGTGCTGGACCACGCTCAGGACGACGCGTGGGTGCCCGGCGGGGTCGACGTCCGGCTCGACGTGGCCTTTGGCAAGGACATCGTCAACGTCCGCATCAACACCAAGGTCAAGCGCGCCGACAAGACCAGCGTCGCCAAGAGGGAAGAGACGCTGGTGTTCATGATGGACGCCGGCTACTGA
- a CDS encoding magnesium transporter CorA family protein, translating to MLRQLENEGFVWVDISAPTREDMRELGRRFSFHELNLADCVSKIQIPKIDRYKTHVFVILHFPAVAQERVPKPSQLAAFLGLGYLVTVHQEDLKTVTDTFDACERSEGVRKELMGRSAGYLYHSLVDALVDELLNNVRKIMGNMEDIEDAVFDERVAVAREISYLRREVTSLRRIAIPMRRTLAELVAKDVQRFSEEDLTLYYDDVQDHIDKVIETLEESKDTIEIFKDTDFMHSSDRSNKILAVLTIIFTLSMPASIVGSFYGMNVPIPGGTENGPWTFLGPYTAFALIVLASSASAGAMMVYFRRLGWI from the coding sequence ATGCTCAGGCAGCTGGAAAACGAGGGCTTTGTGTGGGTGGACATTTCTGCGCCCACCCGCGAGGACATGCGCGAGCTTGGCCGGCGCTTTTCGTTCCACGAGCTGAACCTGGCAGACTGCGTCTCTAAAATCCAGATACCAAAAATCGACCGCTACAAGACTCACGTCTTTGTCATACTGCACTTTCCGGCCGTGGCGCAAGAGCGCGTGCCAAAGCCAAGCCAGCTTGCAGCGTTCCTTGGCCTGGGCTACCTCGTGACGGTGCATCAGGAAGACCTGAAGACCGTGACGGATACGTTTGACGCGTGCGAAAGGAGCGAGGGCGTGCGCAAGGAGCTGATGGGCAGGTCGGCCGGCTACCTGTACCACAGCCTGGTCGACGCGCTCGTGGACGAGCTCTTGAACAACGTCCGCAAGATAATGGGCAACATGGAAGACATCGAGGACGCCGTCTTTGACGAGCGGGTGGCAGTGGCCCGCGAGATCTCGTACCTGCGCAGGGAAGTCACGTCGCTTCGGCGCATAGCGATTCCCATGAGGCGGACGCTTGCAGAGCTGGTGGCAAAGGACGTCCAGCGCTTTTCGGAAGAGGACCTCACCCTGTACTACGACGACGTGCAGGACCACATCGACAAGGTGATAGAGACGCTCGAAGAGTCCAAGGACACCATAGAGATCTTCAAGGACACCGACTTTATGCACAGCAGCGACAGGTCCAACAAGATACTTGCGGTGCTCACGATAATATTCACGCTTTCCATGCCGGCGTCCATAGTGGGCTCGTTCTACGGGATGAACGTGCCGATACCCGGCGGCACAGAGAACGGGCCGTGGACGTTCCTTGGGCCGTACACCGCCTTTGCGCTAATCGTCCTTGCGTCAAGCGCGTCTGCAGGGGCGATGATGGTGTATTTCCGCCGGCTCGGGTGGATCTAA